A stretch of DNA from Triticum dicoccoides isolate Atlit2015 ecotype Zavitan chromosome 2A, WEW_v2.0, whole genome shotgun sequence:
GTTCGGGTGGCCCGCTCGGTCACTGGCCGGTCACGATTTTTTGACCCAGATGGACGCCTCAAACAGGCCTTAGACAACCGGgctgaccgacacccctcatatcccTTCAAATACTGGGCAGATATAGGGACGTCCCAGCACGCCCGCCACGTCGAACCCGACCAATGCTGGGCCGACCCACATATATTCGGCCCCATCCACTCACCAGACCAAACCCCTAaccacttcactccactcccctTCGCCATCCGAGCTCACCTTCGGCCTTCTTCGGTACGGCAGGCAGCGGATCTGACTCCGACCAGCCCGGATTCGTCGACTGAGGCGTCATCCAGTGCGGCTTGGAGGAGGCAATGGCAGTCCGGATTGCACTTCGCCGCTCCCGGGAGGACAACGTCCCGCTGATGGACGAATCGGTCCGCCGCGACTCCATAGTGTCGGCTCAACGGGCGCTCGTGTCCTTTCGCAGTCCCGGCAGCCAGAACCACTCTCCTTCCCCATCACCGGCCGCGCAGACTATGAGTCCCACCGGGAACGGGCGGCCCACCGTGAGAAGGAGAGGGGGCCGCTGAGGCCCGTATCACAGCGAAGAATGGTGGCGGCAGAAGCGGCTGATGCGGCGGTGCGGGTGTccgcagaggaggaagccatccgcGCCCATATTGTGAAGAAACGGCAGCGAAGGAACACGCACGCCCGCACCCGAGAGCATAATCGGGCGGTCCGTGACATGGGCGGACTGCCACCGAAGGAGGAAAAGGCGGACAGTGACAATGACGAGCAGATCCGGCTCGATCCATACTGCGTCTTCGACCGTTACTTCcgcgagaaggacggcaaggtcACCGGGAAGGGCAAAGGCAGCCATGGATGAACTCCACCATAGCCAAACGTGCCAAATTTGGTAGTTTGATGTCATGTAGTTAGTAGTGATGGGGTAGCCGAACGATGTGTGTGCATCGACATAGTTGCATGAGTTTATATGGATTTCTGATATGATAATTGAGGTGTCCGGATGTGATTGCATTATTTGAGGGGTGCCTGGTCAGTGCCTGCGGATACACCCGTACGTGTCCGTTTGACATTTGAGGGGCTGGATTTGCCCATCATGCTCTAATTACACCGGAACCAATTTAGACGCGGAGAAGCAGACACATTTTGAGAGAGAAAACGTACACCACCCTTTCTTCCGTTGCAAGAAAACGAGCCCGACATGTCACATGTCACATGTCACATGTGAAACGGATCCAAACCATGTGCGGGTACTAAACGAATTCCAGATTTCTCCGGGGGCCAAACCAGCAAACAGGCCCACCTATATAAAGCAGAGGCCGACGAACCTCCCAGATTAAATCGAGAaaacagagagggagagagaaagcgAGCGCCTAATAAACTTCGAACGCGAACAGCGGAAACAGAGGCGGCGAAGCAAATGGCGGAGGCCCCGAGCAAGATCGAATCCATGCGGAAGTGGGTGGTCGATCACAAGCTCCGAGCCGTAGGTAATCCCCTCCAAATTTCTCCGTGGGGATCTGGTTTTCTTGGTCCGGATCTACATATTTCGAGTTTGTTTCCTTGTATGCCGATGTTTCGATCGTCGGCCGAATCCCGGCGGCGATTATTCCGAGTTTCACCGCATCTGATTTGATCTCGCGATTATGCTTCAATGTATTCATTCGGTGGCTCTAGCGGGGGACTCCTTTTGCCCCCAAATTCAGGCCTATGTATTTTCTAATCTATGACATCCTTCTTTTCCGGCGAGGGCAGGTTGCCTGTGGCTTAGCGGGATCTCCAGCTCCATCGCGTACAACTGGTCGCGGCCCAACATGAAGACTAGCGTCAAGCTCATCCACGCAAGGTTTGCCCATCTGTCATTTATTTACGTTTCACCCCATTCTTTTTATGCTTCTTTTGATTTGAGATTGGTAGTTTCAGTCTCATTTGTGGGAGAATTACCGGCTATCTTGATTTTCATCTTGACCAATTTGCCTTTGTTACTAATTTGGTGCATGGTTGTGCTTGTACGACGCAAACTGTATACTTAAGTTAGGTGGCCTCTTATTTCTAATT
This window harbors:
- the LOC119351930 gene encoding uncharacterized protein LOC119351930, yielding MAEAPSKIESMRKWVVDHKLRAVGCLWLSGISSSIAYNWSRPNMKTSVKLIHARLHAQALTIAALGSCALVEYYDQNYGSSGPKVDKYTRHYMSHSHKD